The following are encoded in a window of Spodoptera frugiperda isolate SF20-4 chromosome 3, AGI-APGP_CSIRO_Sfru_2.0, whole genome shotgun sequence genomic DNA:
- the LOC118274047 gene encoding uncharacterized protein LOC118274047, whose translation MDGSTVDHSDSDSGESWTLLEHSPAYEEDAPEFSENVIPEQVTNDTHLDKDEDTDGISVISDSEPESSTPCEINYEKCLEEENRPTETTDPQFISVNPLAPNIENHHESIRCENNFLGENTGKHKTYVHRRNKRLSTVLNIIMLGSVITAAGVAIGHMWGARNECSVHTTPSINKILSNLYKLQEENAYLRNKLKELTLVSSIQMQRKLNAEKIPFKQQRCKKIYEEPLNSKNTEQITKCIDDHINIEKILNSHVIQPDFEKEFMSDIEKLKNIYQQNKSWLDDEVAKRMKIEEQTLKKMVNNMKTPLTSIIEEQKVIQDENGKEQADSNSSGDAEPVQPNSDNKGIPSEPGKKFTYADSLKSGHKMQKRDTSSNLGNYKETKEHAIKRKNKKDHDVILDILSEEELKKDDRYVSPKVKQDLKKRDRQKLHKKQKRRNKYEQWEMKGGYLKDYDEFSITSSQENEFVLKKPDRNVLSRDFEKKNYISQFSDVDDNQSNSNKKNESKPSKSDKASKLVKNDDLNWFDKRAVLRTEARKKLEHELFGETSPNNAGWYFRRMQRREQCRAKGDNSTHKKLSRRNMNFKMKH comes from the exons ATGGACGGGTCTACCGTGGACCACAGCGATTCAGATTCTGGAGAGAGTTGGACTCTTTTAGAACATAGCCCTGCGTATGAAGAAGATGCTCCAGAATTTTCTGAAAATGTGATACCTGAACA AGTAACTAACGATACACATCTTGATAAAGATGAAGACACAGATGGAATATCTGTCATCAGTGACAGTGAGCCAGAGTCATCAACTCCTTGTGAAATTAATTATGAGAAATGTCTTGAAGAAGAGAACCGTCCAACAGAAACAACAGATCCTCAATTCATTTCGGTTAATCCACTTGCTCCCAATATTGAGAATCACCATGAATCTATAAGGTGTGAGAATAACTTCCTTGGAGAAAATACTGGCAAACATAAAACATATGTTCACAGAAGGAACAAAAGGCTTAGCACAGTACTCAACATTATTATGTTGGGGAGTGTCATTACTGCTGCAGGAGTAGCTATTGGTCATATGTGGGGTGCTCGAAATGAGTGTTCAGTGCATACAACACCCtcaatcaacaaaatattgtcCAATTTATATAAGCTACAAGAAGAGAATGCTTATCTACGAAATAAATTGAAAGAACTTACACTTGTGAGCAGCATTCAaatgcaaagaaaattaaatgcaGAAAAGATACCATTTAAACAACAAAGATGCAAAAAGATATATGAGGAGCCACTCAACAGTAAAAATACAGAACAAATCACAAAATGCATAGATGACCATatcaatattgaaaaaatattaaacagtcATGTGATACAACCAGATTTTGAAAAGGAATTTATGAGTGACAttgagaaattaaaaaacatttaccAGCAAAATAAAAGTTGGTTGGATGATGAAGTTGCAAAAAGAATGAAAATTGaagaacaaacattaaaaaaaatggttaacAATATGAAAACACCATTAACAAGTATAATAGAAGAGCAAAAAGTTATACAAGATGAAAATGGCAAAGAGCAGGCCGATTCAAATAGTTCAGGTGATGCTGAACCAGTTCAACCAAATTCCGATAATAAGGGGATTCCAAGTGAACCTGGGAAAAAGTTTACCTATGCTGACTCATTAAAATCTGGACATAAAATGCAGAAGAGAGATACAAGTAGTAATTTAGGCAACTACAAAGAAACCAAAGAACATGCCATAAAGCGAAAGAACAAAAAAGACCATGATGTTATTTTAGACATTTTAAGTGAAGAGGAACTAAAAAAAGACGATCGATATGTTAGCCCAAAAGTTAAACAAGACCTAAAAAAGCGTGATAGACAAAAACTGCACAAGAAACAGAAGAGAAGAAATAAGTATGAACAATGGGAAATGAAAGGCGGTTACTTGAAAGACTATGACGAATTTTCAATAACATCATCTCAAGAAAATGAGTTTGTTCTTAAAAAACCAGATAGGAATGTTTTAAGTCGagattttgaaaagaaaaactatATTAGTCAGTTTTCAGATGTTGATGATAATCAAAGTAATTCAAATAAGAAAAACGAAAGCAAGCCCTCGAAATCTGATAAAGCTAGTAAACTAGTCAAAAATGATGATTTAAATTGGTTTGACAAGAGAGCTGTCCTTAGAACAGAAGCTCGAAAGAAACTGGAGCACGAGCTATTTGGTGAGACAAGCCCCAACAACGCTGGTTGGTACTTCCGACGCATGCAAAGGCGGGAACAGTGCCGTGCTAAGGGTGACAACAGCACTCATAAGAAACTTTCTAGAAGAAacatgaattttaaaatgaaacattaa